The DNA segment GCTCGCTAAACAGCGTGATTTTACCGATATCGTGCACCAGCCCTAGCAGGTAGGCTTTATAGGGCTCCAGACCGCGCTGCTTGGCGATCAGCTCACAGGCCACGGCGCAGCAAAGGGAGTGGGTCCAGAGCTTGTGGCCAAATTGCTCGTAGTAGCTGGACTTACGCTGGATAACCGGTTGCATTACCGCGGCTGATAGTACCGAGCGCAGCCCTTCAATCCCCAGTTTAACCACGGCAGTTTCAATACTGTTTACCCGTTTAGCAATAGGGTTGAAATAAACGCTATTGGCGAGTTTGAGTACAGCGGTGCTGAGTGCCGGGTCCTTGTTAATGATATTGACGTAATCCCTGGCGGAGGTTTTGGGGTTGCGCAGGCTCTGTAATAGCTTGGGGATAATCGAAGGCAGGCGGGGCACCGCCTTGATACGCTTATCCTGCTCCTGCATAGCTTTTTCAACCACGCTAACCACCAGCTTTTGGGGGAGGGTCAGGGGTTTTTTATCATCGATATTGCCGATAATGGTGGTGTAGAAGCCGTACTGGGCGGTCAGGATACTATAGGTGCTGGGTTGTACCACCTCGATACCGTCGCTGATGGTATGGGCGGGTTTAGCCTCTTTAGCACCAAATACGGCGCGAAAGCGAGAAATAAGGCTGGCCATGGATAAGGGGTCCCTGATGATATTTGGCCCTAAGTATAGCGGTGATTTGCCGTCTGGGGAGGTGATTGGGCCGTTGATACGGGGGAGATTAGGAAGCTAATATTTCTTTTACGTATTTACTTGGCAGTCGCCAAATGTCTTCTATACTTAATCTAACCTCTATAAAGGTGTACCGGGTGATCAAGATGATAGGTGGTGCGCTGTATACATTTCTTTTGGTGATTGCGTTCTCTGCGCTGGGCAGAGTTTCACGATGTGGCCATCCAGTATATTCATTACGTTGTCAATTTGTAGTCAGTAGTCGTTACAGAATTAAGCCGATAGCCTTATTGTTGCGTAGCTAAATACAATATGGGCTTTTCGTAGAGTCTCGAGGGAGAGCACGTAAGCATTATCTACGTGCATTTTTGGGGCGGGCATTATTGCCCGCCCCTTTTTATTGTCTGGAGAAAATGCCTGGAGAAAGTGCTGGTACTGAAGTACCTATAACAGTAGCAGGGCAGGGCTTCTATTGCGCTTTCTGCCCAGTTATGGTCTTATTGCGCGGCCCTGAATTGGGGCAACAACAACCTATTTAATCGTAGAAAGGAAAAAAGTATGAAAGTTGTTAAAAAAACCTCCGAGTACACTATTTCACAACGTCGTGATGGCCGTTATGCAGTAGTTGGCAGTGATAATAAGCCTGTTAATGGTGATGACAAAGTAAAAATCTTATTGGCTGAAGAGCTGATCAAAGTCACTGCTCCAGCCCCTGCGCCAGAGCCTGAGCCAGAAGCTGAAGAAGCACCTGCTGAAGAAGCCGCTGCGGAAGAGGGCGATGCTGCTGAGTAATTCCAGCCATTGTCGAGAGAGGCGCTTTTATAGCGCCTTTTTTACGCCTGGAGAAAAGTCAGTTGAGGGTTTTAGGCTTGGTGGAGGCTTGGTAATCCTGCTCAATCTTATCTTGTAACTCGGCCTGGGCAATGCCGGTTTTACGCAGAGATTTTTGCAAGCGCTGGTCGCGCCGTGACCTGCGGTGCCGGGCAAGCAGGCTTTTAAATAGCCGCTGATGGCTATCACCGTTGATCAGTTCGGTGACTAAATCCAGTTCGATGCCGGTGCGGTAAGCAATACGCTGGGGGTGAATCTTATAGGCGTGAAACTCCGCCACCACATCAATCTGCTGCCTCAGGGGCTTGTCACTGACTTTGGCGTGGCTGTCGCTGGTTTTATTATTACTTATTGAGCTCATTCTGGTTGCCATAACCACTGTTGGTGAACGGGTTGCTCATTATAAATATCGTAGACTTTTAATAAAATACCGTTGGCTAAAATATCCAGCTCCATAAAACCCTCCTGAGAGAGGGCAAAGTCGGTGGTATCGCTGGTGCCTACACCGCTTACTTTTGAGGTGTTGGCGGCACCGCTAACCAGTCGATATTGAGGGCCGTTGCCCTCGGGGTCTTTAAACACTTGTAAACTATGGTCGTGGCCTGCGGCAAATACCGATTTTTTATCTGCTAACAATCGTTCCATATCGTTGATCATGCGCTGGTATCTTGGGTGCTCAATATCCTGATCGTTCTCCCTGAACAGCTCCAGCATAAACATGGCAAATTGATAGCCGCGGTGGGTATAGTAGCCATTATGCGGGCCCATGGTCTCCATGGGGTGGTGGGCGGTGAGCAGGAGTAAATTATCCGGATAGTCTCGGGCGGTGGTTTGCAGCAGTTGCTCTAAATGTTCAATCGCTTGCTGGTAGCTTGTCTCCTCCGCTTTAATTAGCCATTGGCTATCGAGAAATACAATACTGATACCGTCCCGGTGAATAATTTCAGGCAAGGGGTCGGCGTTAACTCGGTGCGGGGCGAACTCGGCTTGTAGCTGGTTGTCTCTGGCATAGTCTTCAATATACTGGGCTTGGGAGTCCACCTGGTCGGCATACCAGTCATGGTTGCCCGGTACAATATACATTTCTGCACCGCTGCGTTTGGCAATCTGCAACTGCGCCTCTAGATGGCTGATATCTTCCAGTTGGCTGGCAGAGTACTGCTCGTCCTCATCTTTATTGGGGAAGCCAAAGAAATAAATATTATCTCCCAGCATCACCACGGTGGTTTTTTCCGGCGCCAGAGTGGCACGGTTGATGGCTTTTTCCAGGCTGGGCTGCAACGGGTCAATCGCGGAATGCCCAGCATCTCCCAATAGTAGGATACGCTGCTTTAAAGGGGCGGTTTGCGGGCTGACTTGCGCTAGTTCTGCGTTGATATAAGGGCTGGTATTAGCCGGCTTGTTTGTTGAGCAGGCGCTTAACAGCACAATCAGGCAAAGGCCGGTTACTTTTAATCGCATTTTTATCTCTCGCTGGTAGGCGGTTTTATTAAACGTTGTTTCGCGACAGGTTTATAACGTAAATGATCGTATTTGTCATCGACAAGTGAGTGGATTGGTTGTTGTTGCTTATTCGCTATTCAACTACGCTTAAGAAGTCTTATCATTTTAATCTGTATCATCCGGTTGACCGTAAAACTGGAGAAGAAAGCATAATAATCGAGCCTAAGCTCAGGAGTGGGAAATGTTGAAGAAAACCTTAGCGCTGTCTATCGCGGCGTCTTTAATGTCATTGTCTGTCAGTGCCCAATCAAATTTTACTGAGCTGGTGGTATTCGGTGATAGCTTGATGGATACCGGTAACTACGGCAATGGACTTCGCTTTACTAATGAGACCGCCCCCGGAGTGTATGCGCCTATAGCTCCGGATTTTCTGGCGGCCGGTTTAGGGCTGGAGTTGGTGCCTGCAGTTGAGGGTGGAAGTAATTATGGTGTGGGTGGCTTCCAAACCGCTCAGATTCTGGATTCAGTGTCTGGTGCGGGCCTACAGCCCAGTGCTGAATTTCCTATTGCGGGGTCTAGAGATGCCTACCTTAGCAATGTTAATGGCCAGATCTCATCGTCCACACTTATTTTAATTGACGGTGGCGGTAACGATTTGCGTAGAATCTTATTTGGTGATCCTGATGAAGCTGTCGCTGAGATTGGTATTTCTGCGGCTAATTATATTCAGGCAATTGGAGATCTGGCGGATGCCGGTGCCAAATATATTATGGTGGCAAATGTCCCTGATCTTGCAAACACGCCGGCTGTTCAAGCGATTGAGGCCAACGCCCCTGCTTTGGGAGCTGCCGCTGGCGCTACCCAGGTTACTGAGGGCTATAACGGCGGAGTAGAAACCCTGGCAGCGCTGCAATTACCGGATGTTAATATTATCCCGGTCGATATTGCCGGCTTTATTGATTATGTTTTTGAAAATGCCGATACCTATGGTTTTGCCAATGGTGATTTAACGGTGGGCACAGTCACTCTTGATCAACGCTCAATGTGTTACGACTCTTCAGGTGGGGGGTGTATTGAGCACCCAACCTTTGGTATTAGTGGAACAGCCCCGGACCCACGCGCTCTGGTGTTTAACGATACCCTGCACCCAACGGAAAAAACCAGCGAGCTGTTTGGTGACTATCTCAATAATATTATTGCTGCCCCGCAAACTATCGGCCTATTACCAGAGCTGGCACTGACTGCAGGCAGAACCCAGAGTGCTGTTAGTGCTGATGAATTACGCCGCTCACGTTGGGGTAAGGCCGAGGGCCGTTTATTTGTAGCGGGTGAAATGGCTACAGACGAATATGACAATGGTGATTCGCCTGAAACCGAAAATACCAGTATCACCGTGGGTAGAACCTTTGTTGCTTCAGATTCACTGGTTTACGGTTTGGCCTTAACGCTGGCCGAGCAAGAGTTGGATATCGATGGCGCGGATATTGAGTCGGAGTCTTGGGGTCTGAGTGGTATGTTCGGCTATCGTCAGGATAGGCTTTTTGTTGATACCACCGTTGCGCTATCTGTACTTAGCTATGACGGAATAAAGCGTGAATTTAGCCTGGGTGTTAATAATCTGACCGCAGAGGGTGACACCGATGGCCATGCCTGGACTGTAGATAGTTTGGCAGGTTATGACCTGTTAGGTTCTGACTCCTGGCATTTGGCCCCGGCTATTGGCGTGCAATATATCAATACGACGGTTGATAGCTACACCGAGTCTGGCGGCGAGCTTTCAAATTACGCCTGGGGCGAACAGCGTCGCAAAAGCCTGGTATGGCGATATGGTGTGGTTGGCAGCGGTCAGTTGACCGATAGCATCCGTGTTTTTGCGGAAGTATTTGGTGCCGAAGAGCAGGAAGATGAGACTGAAAGTATCTCGGCACGTAATACCAACCTGAACTTCCAGTCTTATAAGCTACCCAGCTTCCAGGCTCAGGATGACTCTTATATCTCGGCTGCCGTTGGTGGTTCCGTTAATGTCTTTAATGAAGCCAGCCTTAATCTTAGTGTCAATTACAGTGACAGAGGTGATGGCTATGAGCAGATCATCTTTAGTTACTCCATGCCGATGTAACGCCCTATTGACCCTTTAATTAAAAGGCTCTGCTTGCGCAGGGCCTTTTTTTTAACTGCGATTATTTGATCTGTTCGCTATAGAAATAGCCCTTGAATGCTATGCTTAAAATAGACCGTGACCGAGGAGAGTGCGATGGACCAACAGCAACTACGTGAGTACTTAGACCAACTCAATCAAGCCATCGAGGGCCTGCACGCACCCGAGGCAGATAAGGATAAGCTGAGTGACTTGATTGTCGATATCGAGCAACAGCTGACAGAACCATTATTGACCGAGCCCCATAGCCTGGTTGAGCAGGTCGATGAAATGGTGTCTGGGTTTGAGCGTGACCACCCAACGGTGGCAGGTATCCTGAATAATATTATGGTGACCCTGACCAGTATGGGGGTGTGATCCCGGCCTGACTTTAGTGGCCCGGCTGTTGATTTTGGGCTTAGATAAAAACAGTCTAAATAGGTGGAATAATCACAATTCCGCTAATAAGTGTGAATAGTTAACAATTTCAGGCACTTAGGAAATTAGCGCCTACTTCTGGCTTGAGTGCCATTTATCTGTCGCTTAAAAAGTGTTAACTCCATGTTTGTTATAGTTTTTTTCTGCAATATACTTATCCCAACGACAAAATTTAACGGACTTTTACGTCAATTAATTAACGGATAGCGGTAAAGAGGAATAGGTAATGACGACTGAGCAAGCCAACAATGATCTGATTTGGGATATGGACGAGTTCCAGCACCGTCAGCTCGCCACTGAATTTGTAAAGCGCTTTGAGAATAAACTCTGTGTTTATTCCGGCTCGGTTGAGCAGCTCTACAGTAACTACAATATCTTCTTCCCTGAAGATGAAGGCCGCAAGATGGTGATCTTGCCTGACCCTTACGCCTATCACGATACTTTCCAGAGTGTGCCTGAAGACGCGATTCAAATGACCGGTTTAACCATTGTGCCCGGTGAGTTGATTGGCAAGCAGGGTTTGCACCTGACGATTCCTTTTAAGAGTGACGGCAAGAAGAAGTACCGCGTTGTACCCTTGCAAGCAGGCTTAAGGGCAATTAATAAGCGTCGCCCAGCGGATAAGCCATTTTTACCGATTCTGATGAAAGGCGACCTGCGGGAAATTGAAAACAAAGTACCCGCGTTGCATTTGCACAGTATTCGTTTAGATAAGTTGGGTAGCCGATCAGCGCTTGAGCGCAGCGGGATTCAGCAAGTAATCTCGCAGAAGTTGCCTGCCATTCAATAGTTGGTTTTTTACCGGCCAAAAAAAAGAGCTCTGATGAGCTCTTTTTTTTGGCTTTGAAAATGGTTTACAGCTTAAAGTTGAAGGGCATGCTGACTTCAATAACATCGCCTTTAAGACCCTTGGGCACCTCGGGGTAGGGGGCGGTTTTCTTCACAGCCTTACGGGCGGCGTTATTTAACAGTTTATGCTTGGACTTGGTAGTTTCCGTCAGGTCTACCAGCTTGCCATCACGTCTTACCGTGATCTTCACTACTACCAGGCCTTCCTGTTTAAAGTCCATAGCTCGCTTGGGGTACTGGGTATTAAGATAGGTTAGCTTTAGCACCGTGGAGCGATACTCCTTCATCAACTTGGCTTGCTCAGCGTCTTCGGCAGAGGGCTCGGCTTTGGCGGGAGCAGGTTTGGCGGCGGCCACTTTCTCTTCAGCTTTGGCTGGCTTGGGTTGAGGCTTGGGTTCTGGCTTAGGCTCAGCTTTGGGCTCTGCTGCTTTCGGCGCTGGTGCCGGTGACGCTGAGCTATCCAGTGTCGGTTTGGCTAATTCTATATTGGTTGCTGGTGCGGCGACCTTGGGCTGTGCAATAGCAACCGGGGCCGCAATGGCAACAGCAACCGGGGCGGCTTTAGAGCTGCGCTTGGCGGTTACTGCGGTATCTGAGCTCGGTGGTGCGACTGATGCGGATTGGGTTGCCGGCTTGCTGGCAGCGGCTTTAGAGCTGCTCTTGGAAGACTTAAACCAGGCTGCCACCTTTTTCTCTCTGGCCTGATCGGTGCTTTGGTTTTCATAGCGAGTCAGTAACTCGGTACCCTCAGCATCGGTTGGCAGGGTAAGAATATCGTTTTTAAAATCAGAGGATGGTGGGCGTTGGCCTATCCAAGTATTGAGCAGAATATCGAAAAAGGCATTGTTGCGTTCGCTAAAGGCTTTGCTGCCATTAAGGTAAACCGTTGTACCTCGCTCAGGGTCCAGATCGATGGTGATTCTATCGCCGGCTATCAGATCGTCTTTGGGCATATCAATAAAGGCGAGGATTTGGTCGGCAAACTCGTCCAGTGATTCCTGATCGTTATTGATCAGGATTAACTGGTTCCACTGTTGGGCAAAGCGGCGGGGTGACCATTTGTCGATGGTAATACGCATTTCCATGCGCTTCCTACCGGAGAAGTTAAAGGTTGAGCTGGAATCCTGGCTGAGACTTTCAAGGTAAAGGCCACCGATATAGTATTCTTTACGCAGTTGCACATAGGCGGCTAGACCATTCAGCGGCAGTTCATCAAAGCTGTCATCCTGAGCCTGCACCGCGGCGGGCGAAAAAGCACAAGCCGCTAACGCCGCTA comes from the Oceanicoccus sagamiensis genome and includes:
- a CDS encoding HDOD domain-containing protein translates to MASLISRFRAVFGAKEAKPAHTISDGIEVVQPSTYSILTAQYGFYTTIIGNIDDKKPLTLPQKLVVSVVEKAMQEQDKRIKAVPRLPSIIPKLLQSLRNPKTSARDYVNIINKDPALSTAVLKLANSVYFNPIAKRVNSIETAVVKLGIEGLRSVLSAAVMQPVIQRKSSYYEQFGHKLWTHSLCCAVACELIAKQRGLEPYKAYLLGLVHDIGKITLFSELSNQFKANAKEEQPGYAAFAPLMQSTSEALSHTIAQDWSLPEEICSALQQQVNLTTGDPIGPYAHVLYQANLACEIYAICRKDDSQQAAAEQALEDMSLPADLFQQLDSLSMEL
- a CDS encoding metallophosphoesterase, translated to MRLKVTGLCLIVLLSACSTNKPANTSPYINAELAQVSPQTAPLKQRILLLGDAGHSAIDPLQPSLEKAINRATLAPEKTTVVMLGDNIYFFGFPNKDEDEQYSASQLEDISHLEAQLQIAKRSGAEMYIVPGNHDWYADQVDSQAQYIEDYARDNQLQAEFAPHRVNADPLPEIIHRDGISIVFLDSQWLIKAEETSYQQAIEHLEQLLQTTARDYPDNLLLLTAHHPMETMGPHNGYYTHRGYQFAMFMLELFRENDQDIEHPRYQRMINDMERLLADKKSVFAAGHDHSLQVFKDPEGNGPQYRLVSGAANTSKVSGVGTSDTTDFALSQEGFMELDILANGILLKVYDIYNEQPVHQQWLWQPE
- a CDS encoding autotransporter outer membrane beta-barrel domain-containing protein; the encoded protein is MLKKTLALSIAASLMSLSVSAQSNFTELVVFGDSLMDTGNYGNGLRFTNETAPGVYAPIAPDFLAAGLGLELVPAVEGGSNYGVGGFQTAQILDSVSGAGLQPSAEFPIAGSRDAYLSNVNGQISSSTLILIDGGGNDLRRILFGDPDEAVAEIGISAANYIQAIGDLADAGAKYIMVANVPDLANTPAVQAIEANAPALGAAAGATQVTEGYNGGVETLAALQLPDVNIIPVDIAGFIDYVFENADTYGFANGDLTVGTVTLDQRSMCYDSSGGGCIEHPTFGISGTAPDPRALVFNDTLHPTEKTSELFGDYLNNIIAAPQTIGLLPELALTAGRTQSAVSADELRRSRWGKAEGRLFVAGEMATDEYDNGDSPETENTSITVGRTFVASDSLVYGLALTLAEQELDIDGADIESESWGLSGMFGYRQDRLFVDTTVALSVLSYDGIKREFSLGVNNLTAEGDTDGHAWTVDSLAGYDLLGSDSWHLAPAIGVQYINTTVDSYTESGGELSNYAWGEQRRKSLVWRYGVVGSGQLTDSIRVFAEVFGAEEQEDETESISARNTNLNFQSYKLPSFQAQDDSYISAAVGGSVNVFNEASLNLSVNYSDRGDGYEQIIFSYSMPM
- a CDS encoding TonB family protein, whose amino-acid sequence is MTKLFVHLLTDRLSQTYKALALIAALAACAFSPAAVQAQDDSFDELPLNGLAAYVQLRKEYYIGGLYLESLSQDSSSTFNFSGRKRMEMRITIDKWSPRRFAQQWNQLILINNDQESLDEFADQILAFIDMPKDDLIAGDRITIDLDPERGTTVYLNGSKAFSERNNAFFDILLNTWIGQRPPSSDFKNDILTLPTDAEGTELLTRYENQSTDQAREKKVAAWFKSSKSSSKAAASKPATQSASVAPPSSDTAVTAKRSSKAAPVAVAIAAPVAIAQPKVAAPATNIELAKPTLDSSASPAPAPKAAEPKAEPKPEPKPQPKPAKAEEKVAAAKPAPAKAEPSAEDAEQAKLMKEYRSTVLKLTYLNTQYPKRAMDFKQEGLVVVKITVRRDGKLVDLTETTKSKHKLLNNAARKAVKKTAPYPEVPKGLKGDVIEVSMPFNFKL
- a CDS encoding DUF4404 family protein, with translation MDQQQLREYLDQLNQAIEGLHAPEADKDKLSDLIVDIEQQLTEPLLTEPHSLVEQVDEMVSGFERDHPTVAGILNNIMVTLTSMGV